TTCCGGCTCTGCCCTATATCTTCCGTTCGGAAGATCACATGCACAAGGTCATGGACGGCGCCATCGGCGACCAGATCAAGAAGGCGTTCGAACCGGCCGGTCTCGTGGTGCTTGCCTTCTACGATGCCGGCGCGCGCTCGTTTTACAACAAGACGAAGCCGATCAATTCGGTTGCCGACATGAAAGGCCTGAAGTTCCGCGTTATCCAGTCCGACATCTTCGTCGACATGGTGGCGGCACTCGGCGCCAATGCCACGCCGATGCCCTATGGAGAGGTCTATTCGGCGATCGAAACAGGCGTCATCGACGGCGCGGAGAACAACTTTCCGAGCTACGACACCGCCAAGCACGCCGAAGTGGCGAAGAACTACTCGCTCGACGAGCATACGATCCTGCCGGAAGTGTTCGTCATGAACAAGGCGGCGTTCGACAAACTGACGCCGGAGGATCAGGCGGTCTTCAAACAGGCAGCCAAGGACAGCGTCGCCAAGCAGCGCGAGCTGTGGTCAGCCAAGGCCGCTGAATCGCGCGCCAATGTCGAAAAGCTCGGCGCTCAGATCACCATGCCGGACAAGCAGGGGTTCATCGACGCCGTGGCCCCGGTTTATGAAAAGCACGTGAAAGACGACATGCTGAAGAAGATGGTCGAGGATGTAAAGGCTGTGCAGTAGCCTTGCCTGCCTTCTTTGTCGCCGAAAGCGGCATCGGTTATCGGGGTGGAAAGTTATCTCCACCCCGGTTCACCGTGCATGCACACCTTTCTCCTCTCCTCCCGACAAGGGATAGTGAGCGCCCAAATTCGACGAGGTCCCTATGTCGAACAACCTGACACCCGTCGTCAATTTTCTGACGCGCCTGAGCAACGCCGCCCTTTGGCTTGCGGGCACCGGCTTGGTGCTGATGACGGTCTTTGTCGCCTGGCAGGTATTTTGCCGCTATGTGCTGAATGACTCGCCGAGTTGGACGGAGCCGGGCTCGGTCATGCTGATGAGCTGGTTCATCTTCCTCGGCGCCGCCGTCGGCATCCGTGAGAATAATCATCTTGGTTTCGACGTGCTGCTTTATGTGCTGCCGAAATCCGGCAAGCGCGTCCTGCGCATGATCTCGGACGTCGTCATTCTCGCCTTTGGCGCCGGCATGGTCTGGTACGGCGGCGCGCTCATGAGCCTGACCTGGAACACAACCTTGCCGTCGCTGGGTATCTCAGGCGCGTTCGACTATCTGCCGCTTGCAGGCGGCGGCGTGCTTGCCGTGATCTTCTCGCTGGAGCGCATCGTGCTCCGCCTCGCCGGCGAACCGATCGACGATGCGCTGGATGAGGTTCTGCCGGCGGAAATCGCCGTCGAGATCGAAAACATCAATGCCGATCCGAACGTCAAATTGAAAGTCTAGCGCGATGGAACTCTGGATCCTGTTCGGTGTTTTCACCACCTTGATGCTGATAGGCACGCCGATCGCCTTCTGCCTCGGCGTCGCGAGCTTCGCCACGGTGCTCTACATGGGCCTGCCGCCACTGGTCATCTTCCAGCGGCTGAATTCGGGGATGAGCGTATTTTCGCTCCTCGCC
The Rhizobium leguminosarum DNA segment above includes these coding regions:
- a CDS encoding TRAP transporter substrate-binding protein, yielding MKNFVKLAAGLMVAASFMSGAASAQTVLKSSDTHPDGYPTVEGVKYFGELLKERTQGRYSLEVYHSAQLGEEKDTIEQVRSGVIELNRVSMAPFNGTVKESVVPALPYIFRSEDHMHKVMDGAIGDQIKKAFEPAGLVVLAFYDAGARSFYNKTKPINSVADMKGLKFRVIQSDIFVDMVAALGANATPMPYGEVYSAIETGVIDGAENNFPSYDTAKHAEVAKNYSLDEHTILPEVFVMNKAAFDKLTPEDQAVFKQAAKDSVAKQRELWSAKAAESRANVEKLGAQITMPDKQGFIDAVAPVYEKHVKDDMLKKMVEDVKAVQ
- a CDS encoding TRAP transporter small permease → MSNNLTPVVNFLTRLSNAALWLAGTGLVLMTVFVAWQVFCRYVLNDSPSWTEPGSVMLMSWFIFLGAAVGIRENNHLGFDVLLYVLPKSGKRVLRMISDVVILAFGAGMVWYGGALMSLTWNTTLPSLGISGAFDYLPLAGGGVLAVIFSLERIVLRLAGEPIDDALDEVLPAEIAVEIENINADPNVKLKV